The Verrucomicrobiia bacterium genome contains a region encoding:
- the aspS gene encoding aspartate--tRNA ligase: protein MKRTHHCNALRPEHAGQAVVLEGWVHSRRDLGGVLFLDLRDREGRTQTVFDPSDVPAEVFDRATRLHSESVVRIAGKVRVRPAGTENPKIPTGAVEVVAESLEVHNEAAVLPFAVDDPEVAGKVNEELRLKHRYLDLRRPEMARHLRLRSKAAMATRAYLDEQGFLEVETPLLFKSTPEGAREFLVPNRRDPGTFYALPQSPQQFKQILMVAGVERYFQLARCFRDEDLRADRQPEFTQIDLEMSFIEREDLYGLIEGLLQRVWRATLGREIPVPFPRLRFEEALNRYGIDKPDTRFGLELVDLTETFRSSAFKVFSGAVAGGGVVKALNAKGLADVTQGQIETMTEYARSFGARGLAYIKVENGEWKSPIVKFFTAAEKEALIESLKIEEGDLILFAADAWLNACEILGRIRLYCAELLQTRGRLDIPADRFDFLWVVDFPLLSFDKEQNRWYSSHHPFTAPVAEDIPLLTTDPRKVRGQHYDVVVNGVELGGGSIRIHQPEVQRTVFEDVLQISPEETRARFGYMLEAFRYGAPPHGGIALGFDRLCAILAGTPSIRDVIAFPKTAKGTCLMTESPSAATPRQLKELYLEVKAARKE from the coding sequence ATGAAGCGCACGCATCACTGCAACGCCCTCCGGCCGGAGCACGCCGGGCAGGCCGTCGTCCTCGAAGGTTGGGTCCACTCCCGCCGGGACCTTGGGGGCGTGTTGTTCCTGGATCTGCGGGACCGGGAGGGCCGGACCCAGACGGTGTTCGATCCGTCGGACGTCCCGGCTGAAGTGTTCGACCGGGCCACCCGGTTGCACAGCGAGTCGGTGGTCCGCATCGCCGGAAAGGTGCGGGTGCGTCCGGCGGGCACGGAGAATCCCAAGATCCCGACGGGCGCCGTCGAGGTGGTGGCGGAGTCGCTGGAGGTTCACAACGAGGCGGCGGTCCTGCCGTTTGCGGTGGACGACCCCGAGGTGGCGGGGAAGGTCAACGAGGAACTGCGGCTGAAGCATCGCTACCTCGATCTGCGCCGTCCTGAAATGGCACGGCACCTGCGGTTGCGTTCGAAGGCCGCCATGGCCACCCGCGCGTATCTGGACGAACAGGGCTTTCTCGAGGTGGAGACGCCGCTCCTGTTCAAGTCCACGCCGGAAGGCGCGCGCGAGTTTCTGGTGCCCAACCGGCGGGATCCCGGGACCTTTTACGCCCTGCCGCAGTCGCCCCAGCAGTTCAAGCAGATCCTGATGGTGGCGGGCGTCGAGCGGTACTTCCAACTGGCCCGGTGTTTCCGGGACGAGGATCTCCGGGCAGACCGGCAGCCGGAGTTCACGCAGATCGACCTCGAGATGAGCTTCATCGAGCGCGAGGACCTGTACGGGCTCATCGAGGGGCTGCTGCAGCGGGTCTGGCGGGCCACGCTGGGCCGGGAGATCCCGGTGCCGTTCCCGCGGCTGCGGTTCGAGGAGGCGCTGAACCGGTACGGGATCGACAAGCCCGACACGCGGTTCGGTCTCGAACTGGTGGACCTGACCGAAACCTTCCGGTCGAGCGCGTTCAAGGTGTTCTCCGGCGCGGTGGCCGGGGGAGGCGTGGTGAAGGCCCTCAACGCGAAGGGACTGGCGGATGTCACCCAGGGCCAGATCGAGACCATGACCGAGTACGCGCGAAGTTTCGGGGCCAGGGGGCTGGCGTACATCAAGGTCGAAAACGGCGAGTGGAAGTCGCCGATTGTGAAGTTCTTCACCGCCGCCGAAAAGGAAGCCCTGATCGAGTCCCTGAAGATCGAGGAGGGGGATCTCATCCTGTTTGCCGCCGACGCCTGGTTGAACGCCTGCGAGATCCTCGGCCGGATCCGGTTGTACTGCGCCGAGCTGCTGCAGACCCGCGGCCGGCTCGACATCCCCGCGGACCGCTTCGATTTCCTGTGGGTGGTGGACTTTCCGCTGCTCAGCTTCGACAAGGAACAGAACCGCTGGTACTCGAGCCATCATCCCTTCACGGCCCCGGTGGCGGAGGACATCCCGCTGCTGACCACCGATCCGCGCAAGGTGCGCGGCCAGCACTACGACGTGGTGGTGAACGGGGTCGAACTCGGCGGCGGATCCATCCGGATCCACCAGCCCGAGGTGCAGCGGACCGTGTTCGAGGACGTGCTGCAAATCTCCCCCGAGGAGACCCGGGCCCGCTTCGGGTACATGCTCGAGGCCTTCCGCTACGGGGCACCGCCGCATGGCGGCATCGCACTCGGGTTCGACCGCCTGTGCGCCATCCTGGCTGGAACGCCCAGCATCCGCGATGTCATCGCCTTCCCCAAGACCGCCAAGGGAACGTGCCTGATGACCGAATCGCCCAGCGCCGCCACACCGCGCCAGTTGAAGGAGCTGTACCTCGAAGTGAAGGCAGCCCGGAAGGAGTAG
- a CDS encoding Gfo/Idh/MocA family oxidoreductase yields the protein MKRKIWRVAGINFDHFHMGDLLRYTAEHPGAEIVGISDERPEKMEEAIGKLGIARDRAFTDYRECLEKTRPEVVILCPAASRHGEWVKKVAPCGAHLMVEKPFAASLKEADTMVRAMPKGSTLMINWPLQWVASHRKAYERVAGGEIGEVLNVWHFGGNRGPLWHGADKDEKTADQVAGEKPQSWFYKRAHGGGSLLDYLGYGTTLGTWFQGGRRPIEVTATVDEPAGLEVDEHSIVVARYAHGLSKFETRWGTFTDPWHIQPQPRCGFVIAGTEGTVSSHDYDDVITIQTRRRPKPHAVAAPAPRAPHRNPVEYLLHCLDRGLPLEGPVSLPISRTGQEIVDAAVRSAATKRTVRLAGAR from the coding sequence ATGAAAAGGAAGATTTGGCGGGTGGCCGGGATCAACTTCGATCATTTCCACATGGGCGATCTGCTCCGGTACACGGCGGAGCATCCAGGCGCGGAGATCGTCGGGATTTCCGACGAGCGTCCGGAGAAGATGGAGGAGGCGATCGGCAAGCTGGGCATCGCGCGGGACCGGGCCTTCACGGATTACCGCGAATGCCTCGAGAAGACCCGTCCCGAGGTGGTGATCCTGTGCCCGGCGGCGTCGCGACACGGCGAATGGGTGAAGAAGGTCGCGCCCTGCGGGGCGCACCTGATGGTGGAGAAACCCTTTGCGGCGTCGTTGAAGGAGGCGGACACCATGGTGCGCGCGATGCCGAAGGGATCGACCCTGATGATCAACTGGCCGCTCCAATGGGTGGCGTCGCACCGCAAGGCCTACGAGCGGGTCGCCGGCGGCGAGATCGGGGAGGTGCTCAACGTCTGGCACTTCGGCGGCAACCGGGGTCCGCTTTGGCACGGGGCGGACAAGGACGAAAAGACGGCGGACCAGGTGGCAGGGGAGAAGCCGCAGTCGTGGTTCTACAAGCGGGCGCACGGGGGCGGGTCGTTGCTCGACTACCTGGGGTACGGAACGACGCTGGGAACCTGGTTCCAGGGCGGGCGCCGGCCGATCGAAGTGACGGCGACGGTGGACGAACCGGCGGGTCTGGAGGTGGACGAGCACAGCATCGTGGTGGCGCGGTACGCCCATGGGCTCTCGAAGTTCGAGACCCGCTGGGGGACGTTCACCGACCCGTGGCACATCCAGCCGCAGCCCCGCTGCGGCTTCGTCATCGCCGGGACCGAGGGCACGGTGTCGAGCCACGATTACGACGATGTCATCACGATCCAGACGCGGCGGCGTCCGAAGCCGCATGCGGTGGCGGCCCCGGCTCCGCGGGCGCCGCATCGGAACCCGGTGGAGTATCTGCTCCATTGCCTGGATCGGGGACTGCCTCTGGAAGGGCCGGTATCCCTGCCGATCAGCCGGACCGGACAGGAGATCGTCGATGCGGCGGTGCGCAGCGCGGCGACGAAGCGGACGGTCCGGCTGGCGGGGGCACGATGA
- a CDS encoding SDR family oxidoreductase — MNSSLPVALVTGANKGLGLEIVRQLAVLGVQVWIGARDERRGAEAAQRLALDGLVVEPVLLDVTRPESIAAAAATVRDRLPRLDVLVNNAGVLLDRQQPPSQTPPDLLRATLETNVIGVLQVTRAFLPLLQSTPGARVVNLSSGGGQLSDMTGSIWAPAYQISKTALNALTCLLAGELKPLDIPVNAVCPGWCRTDMGGTDAPRAPADGAETAVWLATAAPRDLTGRFFRDRQEIPW, encoded by the coding sequence ATGAATAGTTCGCTTCCAGTGGCGCTGGTCACCGGCGCCAACAAGGGTCTCGGACTCGAAATCGTCCGCCAGCTGGCGGTGCTCGGCGTGCAGGTCTGGATCGGGGCCCGCGACGAACGGCGCGGCGCCGAAGCCGCCCAACGCCTCGCCCTCGACGGATTGGTCGTCGAGCCCGTTCTCCTCGATGTCACCCGACCCGAAAGCATTGCCGCCGCCGCCGCGACGGTGCGGGACCGGCTGCCGCGCCTGGACGTGCTGGTGAACAACGCGGGCGTCCTGCTGGACCGCCAGCAGCCTCCCAGCCAGACACCGCCCGACCTGCTGCGGGCGACCCTCGAAACGAACGTCATCGGGGTGCTCCAGGTCACCCGCGCCTTCCTGCCCCTGCTCCAGTCCACGCCCGGTGCGCGCGTCGTCAATCTTTCCAGCGGCGGCGGCCAGTTGAGCGACATGACGGGGTCGATCTGGGCCCCGGCCTACCAGATTTCCAAGACAGCGCTCAACGCCCTCACCTGCCTGCTCGCCGGCGAACTCAAGCCGCTCGACATCCCCGTCAATGCCGTCTGCCCGGGCTGGTGCCGCACCGACATGGGAGGCACAGACGCCCCCCGCGCACCTGCCGACGGGGCCGAAACCGCGGTCTGGCTGGCGACCGCGGCGCCCCGGGATCTGACCGGCCGGTTCTTCCGCGACCGGCAGGAAATCCCCTGGTGA
- a CDS encoding UDP-glucose 6-dehydrogenase, producing the protein MNICCIGAGYVGGPTMAMIARKCPDHRVTVVDINPDRIASWNSDRLPIYEPGLDDLVRETRGRNLFFSADVDRGIREAEVIFVSVNTPTKTYGLGSGKAADLRYLELSARRIAEVANGDKIVVEKSTLPVRTAESLKRVLEANSRGHRFEILSNPEFLAEGTAIADLENPDRVLIGGDPSPSGQTALGCLVDLYARWVPRDRILTTNLWSSELSKLVSNALLAQRISSINSISALCEATGANVDEVAVAAGQDRRIGPRFLKASVGFGGSCFQKDILNLVYLCEHYGLREVAEYWEQVVRMNNWQKRRFVERIMRSLFNTVAGKRIAILGFAFKKDTNDTRESAAIYVCRDLIEEQAQVVVYDPQVSQASIERDLAAATGRPPADLRNNLTRAADPYEALADAHAFAVLTEWDEFRTLDFARVFAAMKKPAFVFDGRNILDHAALRAIGFEVHAIGSA; encoded by the coding sequence ATGAACATCTGCTGCATTGGAGCCGGCTACGTGGGAGGCCCCACCATGGCCATGATCGCCCGGAAATGTCCGGATCACCGCGTCACCGTGGTGGACATCAATCCGGACCGTATCGCGTCCTGGAACTCCGACCGGCTTCCCATCTACGAACCCGGCCTCGATGACCTCGTCCGCGAAACCCGCGGTCGCAACCTGTTCTTCTCCGCCGACGTCGATCGCGGCATCCGCGAGGCGGAGGTCATCTTCGTCTCGGTCAACACCCCCACCAAGACCTACGGCCTCGGTTCCGGAAAGGCCGCCGACCTCCGCTACCTCGAACTGAGCGCCCGCCGCATCGCCGAGGTGGCCAACGGGGACAAGATCGTGGTCGAAAAGTCCACCCTCCCCGTCCGCACCGCCGAATCGCTCAAGCGCGTCCTCGAAGCCAACAGCCGCGGGCACCGCTTCGAAATCCTGTCCAATCCGGAGTTCCTCGCCGAGGGCACCGCCATCGCCGACCTCGAGAACCCCGACCGCGTGCTGATCGGAGGCGACCCGTCCCCCAGCGGACAGACGGCCCTCGGCTGCCTCGTCGATCTCTACGCACGATGGGTCCCGCGTGACCGCATCCTGACCACCAACCTCTGGTCGTCGGAACTCTCCAAGCTGGTCTCCAACGCGCTCCTCGCCCAGCGCATCTCCTCGATCAATTCCATCTCCGCCCTGTGCGAGGCCACCGGCGCCAACGTGGACGAAGTGGCCGTGGCCGCCGGTCAGGATCGCCGCATCGGGCCCCGCTTCCTCAAGGCCTCGGTGGGCTTCGGCGGGTCCTGCTTCCAGAAGGACATCCTCAACCTCGTGTACCTCTGCGAGCATTACGGCCTGCGCGAGGTCGCCGAATACTGGGAACAGGTGGTCCGCATGAACAACTGGCAGAAGCGCCGCTTCGTCGAGCGCATCATGCGCAGCCTGTTCAACACCGTCGCCGGCAAACGCATCGCCATCCTCGGCTTCGCCTTCAAGAAGGACACCAACGACACCCGCGAATCCGCCGCGATATACGTCTGCCGCGATCTCATCGAGGAACAGGCCCAGGTGGTGGTGTACGATCCCCAGGTCTCCCAGGCCTCCATCGAGCGCGACCTCGCCGCCGCCACCGGCCGCCCGCCCGCCGATCTGCGGAACAACCTGACCCGCGCCGCCGATCCCTACGAGGCCCTCGCCGACGCCCATGCCTTCGCCGTCCTCACCGAATGGGATGAGTTCCGCACCCTCGACTTCGCCCGCGTCTTCGCCGCCATGAAGAAGCCCGCGTTCGTCTTCGACGGACGCAACATCCTCGACCACGCCGCCCTCCGCGCCATCGGCTTCGAAGTCCACGCCATCGGCAGCGCCTGA